A DNA window from Stutzerimonas stutzeri contains the following coding sequences:
- a CDS encoding AraC family transcriptional regulator has protein sequence MNNPNDDQPRFWRDAALPFLEARAVADGRKVCYAPHCHETFSIGAITAGASTYFNGEARETIARGTLVLINPQTLHACNPIDGQAWSYLMFYVDARWLGALQNELGVSSDGVFIPYAPIQSLNPGLFDGLTQLYATLLDPLADTLHKQSAAVEYFTLLQQTLAPAPTESRTEPLQQLSRAADYIAEHCTDALRLEDICQAAELSPSYLIRTFKQHYGMTPHAYLLNRRIQRSQHWLRQGLDLAEVALAAGFADQAHFQRTFKRQLAATPGQYRDRTARS, from the coding sequence GTGAACAACCCGAACGACGACCAGCCACGCTTCTGGCGCGACGCCGCGCTGCCCTTTCTCGAAGCGCGAGCAGTCGCCGACGGGCGCAAGGTCTGCTATGCGCCGCATTGCCACGAGACCTTTTCAATCGGCGCGATCACAGCAGGTGCGAGCACCTACTTCAACGGCGAGGCCCGCGAAACGATCGCACGCGGCACGCTGGTGCTGATCAATCCGCAAACGCTGCATGCCTGCAATCCCATCGATGGCCAGGCCTGGTCGTATCTTATGTTTTACGTCGACGCACGCTGGCTGGGCGCGCTGCAGAATGAATTGGGCGTCAGCAGCGACGGGGTTTTCATCCCCTACGCACCGATCCAGAGCCTCAATCCGGGCTTGTTCGACGGGCTGACGCAGCTGTACGCCACGCTGCTCGACCCGCTGGCGGACACGCTGCACAAGCAGAGCGCTGCGGTCGAATACTTCACCCTGCTGCAACAGACGCTAGCGCCCGCGCCAACCGAGTCGCGCACCGAGCCGTTGCAGCAACTGAGTCGCGCTGCCGACTACATTGCCGAGCACTGCACCGACGCGCTGCGCCTGGAAGACATCTGCCAGGCCGCCGAGCTGTCGCCTTCCTACCTGATCCGCACGTTCAAGCAGCACTACGGCATGACCCCGCATGCCTATCTGCTCAACCGCCGTATCCAGCGCAGCCAGCACTGGCTTCGCCAGGGCCTGGATCTTGCCGAGGTGGCGCTGGCCGCAGGCTTTGCCGACCAGGCGCACTTCCAGCGCACCTTCAAGCGCCAGCTGGCCGCGACGCCCGGCCAGTATCGCGACCGGACTGCCCGCAGCTAA
- a CDS encoding ATP-binding cassette domain-containing protein has protein sequence MLELRLDGPSGNHPVLGKIVAQVRPGDRICLLGPSGVGKTTLLNAIAGLDLQLSPMVTQRAGLRVGYLFQEHRLLPWRTVRQNLALVGAGAAEIERLLAEVGLSGSGDCLPDQLSLGMARRAALARALAIKPELLLLDEPFASLDADRAAELRGLIARLLDQHPGMAMICVTHDARDADDLANRLWYLSGTPATLRWDQPLGRADSASQISAHLRSA, from the coding sequence ATGCTTGAGCTGCGCCTGGACGGCCCCAGCGGCAACCATCCTGTGCTGGGCAAGATCGTGGCGCAGGTGCGCCCGGGTGATCGCATCTGCCTGTTGGGACCTTCCGGCGTCGGCAAGACGACCCTGCTCAACGCCATTGCCGGGCTCGATCTGCAACTGAGTCCGATGGTCACGCAACGTGCCGGGCTGCGCGTCGGCTACCTGTTTCAGGAGCATCGTCTGCTGCCCTGGCGCACGGTTCGGCAGAACCTGGCGCTGGTCGGCGCGGGGGCGGCGGAGATCGAGCGGCTGCTGGCCGAGGTCGGCTTGAGCGGATCGGGCGACTGTCTGCCGGATCAACTCTCGCTGGGCATGGCCCGGCGTGCCGCGTTGGCCCGCGCATTGGCGATCAAGCCCGAGCTCTTGCTGCTCGACGAGCCATTTGCTTCGCTGGATGCGGACCGCGCCGCCGAACTGCGCGGCCTGATCGCCCGCCTGCTGGACCAGCACCCCGGCATGGCGATGATCTGCGTGACCCACGATGCGCGCGACGCCGATGACCTGGCCAATCGCCTGTGGTACCTGAGCGGCACACCGGCCACGCTACGCTGGGACCAGCCGCTTGGCCGCGCGGACAGCGCCAGCCAGATCAGCGCGCACCTGCGCAGCGCCTGA
- a CDS encoding MFS transporter yields MTAPATAATPPLSARAVLLLELALAMGGFAIGTGEFAIMGLMPNVAEGLGISEPQVGNVISTYALGVVVGAPLLAILGSRLFRRQLLLLLMGFFALGNFASALAPDYATLMAFRFVTGLPHGAYFGVAMLVAASMVPPDKRAQAVARVLMGLTVAILIGNPLATWLGQWLSWRYAFALVGAIALLTVLLVALFLPLNRDEPRNSPLHEIRAFNRPQVWLALAISSIGFAGMFCVFSYMAPTLLEVTGVSAGWIPFALAAFGLGGIVGNLVGGWLFDKLRFKAVAWLLLWSALVLLVFPLAAHSVWTIFPAVFAVGTMVSLSPALQTHLMDVAADAQTLAAASNHAAFNVANALGPWLGGLAITAGFGWTSTGYIGAATAVGGLLVFAWAWKIERAVRDSESSPATCCS; encoded by the coding sequence ATGACGGCACCCGCCACCGCAGCGACCCCGCCCCTTTCCGCCCGTGCCGTACTGCTGCTCGAACTGGCGCTGGCCATGGGCGGTTTCGCCATCGGTACCGGCGAGTTCGCCATCATGGGGCTGATGCCCAACGTGGCCGAGGGGCTGGGCATCAGCGAACCCCAGGTCGGTAACGTCATCAGTACCTACGCGCTGGGCGTGGTGGTCGGCGCGCCGCTGCTGGCAATTCTCGGTTCGAGGCTGTTCCGCCGACAGCTGCTGCTGTTGCTGATGGGCTTCTTCGCCCTGGGCAACTTCGCCAGCGCCCTGGCGCCGGATTACGCCACGCTGATGGCCTTCCGCTTCGTTACCGGGCTGCCCCACGGCGCCTATTTCGGCGTGGCGATGCTGGTGGCGGCCTCGATGGTGCCGCCAGACAAACGCGCCCAGGCCGTCGCCCGCGTGCTGATGGGGCTGACCGTGGCGATCTTGATCGGCAACCCGCTGGCCACCTGGCTCGGGCAATGGCTGAGCTGGCGCTATGCGTTCGCCCTGGTCGGCGCCATCGCCCTGCTGACGGTGCTGCTGGTGGCGCTGTTCCTGCCGCTGAACCGCGACGAGCCGCGCAACAGCCCGCTGCACGAGATACGCGCGTTCAACCGGCCGCAGGTCTGGCTGGCGCTGGCGATCAGCTCGATAGGCTTCGCCGGCATGTTCTGCGTGTTCAGCTACATGGCACCGACCCTGCTGGAGGTAACCGGTGTCAGCGCCGGCTGGATTCCATTTGCCCTCGCTGCATTCGGCTTGGGCGGCATCGTCGGCAACCTGGTCGGGGGCTGGCTGTTCGATAAGCTGCGCTTCAAGGCAGTCGCCTGGCTGCTGTTGTGGAGCGCGCTGGTGTTGCTGGTGTTTCCACTGGCGGCACACTCCGTCTGGACGATCTTCCCTGCGGTGTTCGCAGTGGGCACCATGGTGTCGCTGTCGCCCGCCCTGCAGACCCATCTGATGGACGTCGCCGCAGATGCCCAGACGCTGGCTGCCGCCTCCAATCACGCCGCCTTCAACGTCGCCAATGCCCTCGGCCCCTGGCTCGGCGGCCTGGCGATCACTGCGGGCTTTGGCTGGACTTCGACCGGCTACATCGGTGCCGCTACGGCCGTCGGCGGCCTGCTGGTATTTGCCTGGGCCTGGAAGATCGAACGCGCCGTACGGGATTCCGAGTCGAGCCCGGCGACCTGCTGCTCCTGA
- a CDS encoding DUF445 domain-containing protein produces the protein MRSLTSAWRSPVSRMKLVAGLLLLLAALLYIVATRFEAAHPAWPYVASFAEAAMIGAIADWFAVTALFRHPLGLPIPHTAIIPRSKARIGQSLSSFITTHFLATPLVLAKLQELDIASRLAGWLRHPSNAEAVGHRLTGVAHFGIAALHDERVRAFVEAKVTKRLRKFDLSAPLAQALRVLTSQGRHQAMLDELLLRLDAIMQDDDTRALVADAISREIRTLRYLGLSRPVSGWSANKFVDGLSALIAEIAADPEHLIRQRFDEHVSEYIERLEQDPQYALEVERILAQLLEHPATSAYYGNLWQELTAWLESDLASDDSRIGRRIVSLCSGLGDGLAGDESMRSWINEQLLAAAPGLLERYRGQIGAYIAQRVENWESRELVEQLEQSVGKDLQYIRINGTLVGGLVGLVLHALTQLLAS, from the coding sequence ATGCGTTCCTTGACTAGCGCCTGGCGGTCGCCGGTTTCGCGGATGAAGCTGGTTGCCGGCCTTCTGCTGCTGTTGGCTGCCCTGCTCTACATCGTCGCGACTCGCTTCGAGGCCGCTCATCCGGCATGGCCCTATGTCGCCTCCTTCGCCGAAGCGGCGATGATCGGCGCGATTGCCGACTGGTTCGCCGTCACCGCCCTGTTCCGCCATCCGCTGGGCCTGCCGATCCCGCATACGGCGATCATTCCGCGTAGCAAGGCGCGCATCGGCCAGAGCCTGTCCAGTTTCATCACCACCCATTTTCTAGCCACGCCGCTGGTGCTGGCCAAGCTGCAGGAGCTCGACATTGCCTCGCGCCTGGCCGGCTGGCTGCGCCATCCGAGCAATGCTGAAGCCGTGGGCCACAGGCTCACCGGTGTGGCGCATTTCGGCATCGCCGCGTTGCACGACGAGCGTGTGCGCGCCTTCGTCGAGGCCAAGGTGACCAAGCGGCTGCGCAAGTTCGACCTCTCCGCACCGCTGGCCCAGGCGCTACGCGTACTGACCAGCCAAGGCCGGCATCAGGCGATGCTCGACGAGCTACTGTTGCGCCTCGACGCGATCATGCAGGACGACGACACCCGCGCCCTGGTCGCCGATGCCATCAGCCGGGAAATCCGTACCCTGCGCTATCTGGGCCTGAGCCGGCCGGTGAGTGGCTGGTCGGCGAACAAATTCGTCGACGGTCTGTCCGCGCTGATCGCCGAGATCGCCGCCGACCCCGAGCACCTGATCCGCCAGCGTTTCGACGAGCATGTCAGCGAATACATCGAGCGCCTCGAACAGGACCCGCAGTACGCTCTGGAAGTCGAACGCATCCTCGCGCAGCTTTTGGAACACCCGGCTACCAGCGCCTATTACGGCAATCTCTGGCAGGAATTGACCGCCTGGCTGGAGAGCGATCTGGCCAGCGACGACTCGCGCATCGGCCGGCGCATCGTCAGCCTTTGCAGCGGCCTCGGCGACGGCCTGGCTGGGGACGAATCCATGCGCAGCTGGATCAACGAACAGCTGCTGGCTGCAGCGCCCGGGCTGCTGGAGCGCTACCGCGGGCAGATCGGCGCTTATATCGCGCAGCGGGTGGAGAACTGGGAAAGCCGGGAGCTGGTCGAGCAGCTGGAGCAGAGCGTCGGCAAGGACCTGCAGTACATCCGCATCAACGGCACGCTGGTCGGTGGACTGGTTGGGTTGGTCCTGCACGCGCTGACGCAGTTGCTCGCCAGCTAA
- a CDS encoding alpha/beta hydrolase translates to MQRFFLFRSRARRLCLLLIALFAVGLPVGCSVLEQKERELVFRIEPGTASWFSGLPRGIEELQLTDSAFGDEQNIHAWWWPAADADAPALLYLHGVRWNLTGHLFRLEQLRALGFSVLAIDYRGFGQSLGDLPSERSVYADARIGWERLKALQPDANKRFIYGHSLGGAVAVDLAAELGQQAEREDAPAEARALIIESTFTSLADVATVVSDTSLPVRWLLSQKFDSVKKIDRIGMPLLVVHGTEDRYVPARFSEQLYQAARQPKQLLLVEGATHNNSLRVALGAYGRALQALLESDTPPSLEVSRRG, encoded by the coding sequence TTGCAGCGCTTCTTTCTGTTTCGCAGCAGAGCCCGACGGCTCTGCCTGTTGCTCATCGCCCTGTTCGCCGTTGGCCTGCCGGTGGGCTGTTCTGTGCTCGAACAGAAAGAGCGCGAGTTGGTGTTCCGAATCGAACCGGGCACCGCGTCCTGGTTCAGCGGCCTGCCACGCGGCATCGAAGAGTTGCAGCTGACCGATTCGGCATTCGGCGACGAACAGAACATTCATGCCTGGTGGTGGCCAGCCGCCGACGCTGATGCACCCGCCCTGCTCTACCTGCACGGCGTGCGTTGGAACCTCACCGGCCACCTGTTTCGCCTGGAACAACTGCGCGCGCTGGGCTTCTCTGTGCTGGCCATCGACTACCGCGGTTTCGGCCAGAGCCTCGGCGACCTGCCATCGGAGCGCAGCGTCTATGCCGATGCACGTATCGGCTGGGAACGCCTGAAAGCACTGCAGCCGGATGCCAACAAGCGCTTCATCTACGGCCATTCCCTAGGCGGCGCGGTGGCCGTCGATCTGGCCGCGGAGCTGGGGCAACAGGCCGAACGCGAGGACGCGCCAGCCGAGGCGCGTGCCTTGATCATCGAATCGACCTTCACCTCACTTGCCGACGTGGCGACGGTGGTATCCGACACCAGCCTGCCGGTGCGCTGGCTGCTGTCGCAGAAATTCGATTCGGTGAAGAAGATCGACCGCATCGGCATGCCTCTGCTCGTAGTCCACGGCACCGAAGACCGCTATGTGCCGGCGCGCTTCAGCGAGCAGCTGTATCAAGCCGCGCGCCAGCCCAAGCAGCTGTTGTTGGTCGAGGGCGCCACCCACAACAACAGCCTGCGCGTGGCGCTCGGCGCCTATGGCCGTGCGTTGCAGGCGTTACTGGAATCCGACACGCCGCCATCCCTCGAAGTCTCCAGGCGCGGTTAG
- a CDS encoding 3-isopropylmalate dehydratase, producing the protein MRPILAFAALLSLAGCSSWQPDAEDVVPVPAERVLAYQQTLDNSGEVVVTRDFGLRGGGCYIAVLIDRELAARIHVGEVVRFQVPAGARIVSIGTDPLDDTLCGKLSLRREKLAQVQAGQTLEFRVISDNRIGFDILPVKR; encoded by the coding sequence ATGCGCCCAATTCTCGCTTTCGCCGCACTGCTTTCGCTGGCTGGCTGCTCGTCCTGGCAGCCCGATGCCGAAGACGTCGTCCCGGTGCCGGCCGAGCGTGTACTGGCGTATCAGCAGACGCTGGATAACTCCGGTGAGGTGGTGGTGACGCGGGACTTCGGCTTGCGCGGCGGTGGTTGCTATATCGCCGTGCTGATCGATCGTGAGCTGGCGGCGCGCATTCATGTCGGGGAGGTGGTGCGCTTTCAGGTGCCGGCCGGCGCGCGGATCGTCAGCATTGGCACCGATCCGCTGGATGACACGCTGTGCGGCAAACTCAGCCTGCGCCGAGAGAAGCTGGCACAGGTGCAAGCGGGGCAGACGCTGGAGTTTCGTGTGATCAGCGACAACCGCATTGGCTTTGACATCTTGCCGGTCAAGCGCTGA
- a CDS encoding LysE family translocator encodes MDPYLAMAAFALASSITPGPVNLVALNCGARFGFRASGRHIAGATIGFTLLLLLIGLGLYELLERAPILMRGIQWGGVAFLLYMAWRLAADDGRLEPAAASGGPSLLDGALMQWLNPKAWLASVAGMGLFAANGDVQRVWLFAALYFLICYASIACWAGAGAFLSRYLQEPSRVRWLNRTMALLLAGSALYLVVG; translated from the coding sequence ATGGACCCCTATCTCGCCATGGCCGCGTTCGCGCTGGCGTCTTCGATTACGCCCGGGCCGGTCAATCTGGTGGCGTTGAACTGCGGCGCACGCTTCGGCTTTCGCGCCAGCGGGCGGCACATTGCCGGCGCAACCATCGGTTTCACCCTGTTGCTGTTGCTCATTGGCCTCGGGCTGTACGAGCTGCTGGAGCGTGCGCCGATACTGATGCGTGGCATCCAGTGGGGTGGCGTGGCGTTTCTGTTGTACATGGCCTGGCGCCTGGCTGCTGATGATGGTCGGCTCGAACCTGCTGCCGCCAGTGGTGGCCCCTCGTTGCTCGATGGGGCGCTGATGCAGTGGCTCAACCCCAAGGCCTGGCTGGCCTCTGTCGCCGGGATGGGCCTGTTTGCGGCTAACGGCGATGTTCAGCGGGTCTGGCTGTTCGCCGCTCTGTACTTCCTCATCTGCTATGCCTCGATTGCCTGCTGGGCCGGCGCCGGAGCCTTTCTCAGTCGCTACCTGCAGGAGCCATCGCGGGTGCGCTGGCTGAATCGGACAATGGCGCTATTGCTGGCCGGCAGCGCGCTCTATCTCGTGGTCGGTTAG
- a CDS encoding DUF6746 family protein: protein MKTLIKSAVLALTTSIAGHALADAQPSRNLAEAVKNFSDYNSRLEQAMAQGLTPESMAQIHELTYTLKDALDKINEEMDGLTDTLEEIHIASEAKDADEVKRYANEYLKTARTVIK, encoded by the coding sequence GTGAAAACGCTTATCAAGAGTGCCGTTCTGGCGCTGACCACTAGCATTGCCGGCCATGCTCTGGCCGACGCCCAGCCATCGCGCAACCTGGCCGAGGCGGTGAAGAACTTTTCCGACTACAACAGCCGCCTGGAACAGGCCATGGCGCAAGGCCTGACGCCGGAAAGCATGGCGCAGATTCACGAACTGACCTACACGCTGAAAGACGCGCTGGACAAGATCAACGAGGAGATGGACGGCCTGACCGACACCCTCGAGGAAATCCACATCGCCTCGGAAGCCAAGGATGCCGACGAAGTGAAGCGCTACGCCAACGAATACCTGAAGACTGCGCGGACGGTGATCAAGTAG
- a CDS encoding alpha/beta fold hydrolase, whose protein sequence is MKTAVSVLALATGLTLSLPLLAESRPAFGPQLEGFSYPHPLKHYRFESQGKALEMAFIDVEPQGKANGRTALLLHGKNFCGATWERTIKVLGDAGYRVIAPDQVGFCSSSKPEGYQFSFAQLAHNTQALLEQESIEQVTVIGHSMGGMLAARLALNYPQRVEQLVLVNPIGLEDWQAEGVPYASIDQLYQSELKTDFDSIKAYQQKFYYNGNWKPEYDRWVGMLAGMYAGEGKQQVAWNQAQTSEMVFTQPVIHEFSRIKTPTLLLIGGLDRTAPGANRAPEDVAKRLGNYPELGRQAAAMIPDATLVAFPDLGHSPQVEAPEEFHRALLERLQR, encoded by the coding sequence GTGAAAACAGCCGTGTCCGTCCTGGCGCTCGCCACCGGTCTAACCCTCAGCCTGCCGCTGCTGGCCGAAAGCCGACCGGCCTTTGGTCCGCAGCTGGAAGGCTTCAGCTACCCGCATCCGCTCAAGCACTACCGTTTCGAATCCCAGGGCAAGGCGCTGGAGATGGCCTTCATAGACGTCGAGCCGCAGGGCAAGGCGAACGGCCGCACGGCGCTGTTGCTGCATGGCAAGAACTTCTGTGGGGCGACCTGGGAACGCACCATCAAGGTGCTTGGCGATGCCGGCTACCGGGTGATTGCACCCGATCAGGTCGGCTTCTGTAGCTCGAGCAAGCCCGAGGGTTACCAGTTCAGCTTCGCCCAGCTGGCGCACAATACCCAGGCACTCCTCGAGCAGGAGAGCATCGAACAGGTCACGGTGATCGGCCACTCGATGGGCGGCATGCTGGCGGCGCGGCTGGCGCTGAACTACCCGCAGCGGGTCGAGCAGCTGGTACTGGTCAACCCAATCGGTCTCGAGGACTGGCAGGCCGAAGGCGTACCGTACGCCTCGATTGATCAGCTCTACCAATCGGAACTCAAGACGGACTTCGACAGCATCAAGGCCTACCAGCAGAAGTTCTACTACAACGGCAACTGGAAGCCGGAGTACGACCGCTGGGTTGGCATGCTGGCGGGTATGTATGCCGGAGAGGGCAAGCAGCAGGTCGCCTGGAACCAGGCGCAGACCTCGGAAATGGTCTTCACCCAGCCAGTGATCCATGAATTTTCTCGGATCAAAACCCCCACCTTGCTATTGATCGGCGGGCTGGATCGCACCGCGCCGGGCGCCAACCGCGCTCCGGAGGACGTCGCCAAGCGTTTGGGCAATTATCCAGAGCTGGGCCGTCAGGCCGCCGCGATGATTCCGGATGCGACGCTGGTGGCCTTCCCTGATCTGGGGCATTCACCGCAGGTCGAGGCACCGGAAGAGTTCCACCGTGCGCTGCTCGAGAGGCTGCAGCGCTAA
- a CDS encoding methyl-accepting chemotaxis protein, with protein sequence MQQLTIRARLLMLVGAMLLACLVIGLTGLNAQQRSVAGLNTVYLDRVVPLRDLKLIADLYAVKIVDTTHKTRSGMLTYGQARDDVRNARGEIRRLWGDFMSTKLIEAERRVATRLEGLMKAADAPLDELERTLDRHSEKRLAAFVINDLYPLIDPISEGYSELIEMQLGEAKAEYDQALALYERNRVLNIGLLLALMIGGGLFAMVLLRSISRPLQELKQAAASVAAGDLTRTIECRGRDEITEVQQSIRQMQSTLRDTLQDIQGSATQLASAAEELHAVTQHTAQGIHQQNEEVQMAATAVTEMSAAVDEVAGNANRTSDASRDAETVAEAGRRQVTATRQTIHQLSDRLQESVGTVTRLADEAASIGQVADVIRSIAEQTNLLALNAAIEAARAGEAGRGFAVVADEVRNLAQRTQSSTQEIERMIGAIQSATEQSVRDMQQSSEFASRSQAMADEADVALGLIAERVGQINEMNLVIASAAEEQAQVAREVDRNLIAIRDISEQSATGAQQTSVASDELARLATQLNQLVGRFRL encoded by the coding sequence ATGCAGCAACTCACCATCCGTGCCCGCCTGCTGATGCTGGTTGGGGCGATGCTCTTGGCTTGTCTGGTCATCGGCCTGACCGGGCTGAACGCACAGCAGCGCAGCGTAGCCGGGCTGAATACGGTCTACCTCGACCGCGTCGTACCGCTGCGTGACCTCAAGCTGATCGCCGATCTGTATGCGGTGAAGATCGTCGACACCACGCACAAGACGCGCAGCGGCATGCTCACCTACGGACAGGCGCGTGATGATGTGCGTAATGCGCGCGGCGAGATTCGCCGTCTGTGGGGCGACTTCATGAGCACCAAGCTGATCGAAGCCGAACGCCGGGTGGCGACGCGCCTCGAGGGGTTGATGAAAGCTGCCGACGCTCCGCTGGACGAGCTGGAGCGCACGCTCGATCGCCACAGCGAGAAGCGCCTGGCAGCGTTCGTCATCAACGATCTGTATCCGCTGATCGATCCCATTTCCGAGGGCTACAGCGAGCTGATCGAGATGCAATTGGGTGAGGCCAAGGCTGAATATGATCAGGCGTTGGCGCTGTATGAGCGCAACCGCGTGCTGAATATCGGCCTGTTGCTGGCACTGATGATCGGCGGCGGGCTGTTTGCCATGGTATTGCTGCGCAGCATCAGCCGACCGCTGCAAGAGCTGAAGCAGGCCGCTGCATCGGTTGCCGCAGGTGACCTGACTCGGACCATCGAGTGCCGCGGGCGTGACGAGATCACCGAAGTGCAACAGTCGATTCGGCAGATGCAGAGCACCCTGCGCGACACCTTGCAGGATATCCAGGGCTCGGCCACGCAGCTGGCATCCGCAGCCGAAGAGCTGCATGCCGTCACCCAGCACACCGCCCAGGGCATCCACCAGCAGAACGAAGAAGTACAGATGGCGGCCACCGCAGTCACCGAGATGTCTGCGGCAGTGGATGAGGTGGCGGGCAACGCCAATCGAACCTCGGATGCCTCGCGCGATGCCGAGACGGTTGCCGAAGCTGGCCGCCGCCAGGTCACCGCGACGCGCCAGACCATTCACCAGCTCAGCGACCGGCTGCAGGAAAGCGTTGGCACCGTGACCCGTCTGGCCGATGAAGCGGCGAGTATTGGCCAGGTGGCAGACGTGATCCGCTCGATTGCCGAGCAGACCAACCTGCTGGCGCTCAATGCTGCCATCGAGGCGGCGCGCGCGGGCGAGGCCGGGCGTGGTTTTGCTGTGGTGGCCGACGAGGTACGCAACCTGGCGCAGCGCACGCAGAGCTCGACCCAGGAAATCGAGCGCATGATCGGCGCGATCCAGAGCGCCACCGAGCAATCGGTGCGCGACATGCAGCAGAGCAGTGAATTCGCTTCCCGCAGCCAGGCCATGGCTGACGAAGCGGATGTAGCGCTGGGACTTATCGCCGAGCGGGTCGGACAGATCAATGAGATGAACCTGGTGATCGCCAGCGCAGCCGAGGAGCAGGCCCAGGTCGCCCGCGAAGTGGACCGCAACCTTATCGCCATTCGCGACATTTCCGAGCAGAGCGCCACCGGTGCGCAGCAGACTTCGGTAGCTAGCGACGAACTGGCGCGCCTGGCGACGCAGCTCAACCAGCTGGTCGGCCGCTTCCGTCTGTAA